One Echinicola strongylocentroti DNA window includes the following coding sequences:
- a CDS encoding SusC/RagA family TonB-linked outer membrane protein: MKCKALHKHFAVVTLLVTFLLQQVPPLGAAPLTHPNLSTPNFLKSQAMELTVSGTVVDEEGMPIPGVSVLVKGTSIGVATDLDGKYTVDVPSSESILVFSYLGYEAQEVTVGNQSTIDITLGENLSDLGEVVVVGYGVQKKGTITGAVGEVDSKDLIKTPSVTTSEALVGKIQGVTARQTDARPGSSASIQIRNMGTPLYVIDGIPSDAAQFNNLGQNDIESISVLKDASAAIYGMRAANGVVLVTTKKGKANQPAEISLSGYYGLQNFTRYPEPANAYQYLRANAESNVNAGRAPGISPDELSKWQQGTEKGYVSTDYYDFVIKPNVPQYSLNGSAVGGSENTKYYISLGHLKQDATIEDYLFERTNFQSNIDVTLADGFKVGMQLSGRIENREQVGVPGLDDYFNPFLSIFTMWPTERPYANDNPNYVNGEVHNINVNPATYTKDITGYVNEVQRAIKGNFFAQYDFDFGLSMKGTYSYNYTNLDFDGFEYTYDGYGYDEATDTYFTNDNMGNQNPWRERRKRNTVDRVGQFQVNYAKNFGAHNLSAILGYERWDQQSHYMIVHTVPPNNYIPLMSFADQDVLIDEIYQEARDGYLGKINYDYKEKYLVEFIARYDGSFLFPKEDRYGFFPGVSAGWKITDEPFMDNVKGNVLSDMKIRASWGQTGNDRWIGSDEFIVAPFSYYAGYDFIPSAGGSAVLDGGFVPGVDPRGLPVTNLSWVTNTNVDIGIDTYLFNSKLFLQADVFQRKRTGIPASRYDVLLPVEVGYTLPVENLESDVHRGVEGMVTYTGRTGEVDFSLSANATISRLKTLERYKPRFGNSWNQYRDMDDGRWNNINWGYNVVGRFESEEQIENYPVDIDGNGNRNVLPGDFIYEDVNGDGLINNLDERPIGYAEGANPYVSFGLNGSASYKGFELYFSFAGASMQTFTRNWELRYPFQNNGNSPDFMFEDRWHREDLFNADSEWVPGTYPAIRRAGADHLYRHSNFWLTNVRYLRLRNLELGYRVPKAFLEKYGIGSLRVYANGTNLVSFDNVKSFGIDPEIGSANGLVYPQQRLFNFGFNLTF, from the coding sequence ATGAAATGTAAAGCTTTACACAAGCATTTTGCTGTGGTGACTTTGCTGGTAACCTTTCTGTTACAGCAAGTCCCCCCACTTGGAGCAGCACCGCTCACTCACCCTAACTTATCCACCCCCAATTTCCTTAAAAGCCAAGCAATGGAGCTTACTGTATCTGGTACAGTGGTGGACGAGGAGGGAATGCCCATTCCCGGAGTCAGCGTATTGGTAAAGGGAACCAGTATCGGTGTAGCCACCGATTTGGATGGTAAGTACACCGTGGATGTGCCATCATCAGAAAGCATTTTGGTATTTTCGTACTTAGGCTACGAAGCGCAGGAAGTCACTGTGGGTAACCAATCGACCATAGACATTACCTTGGGAGAAAACCTCAGTGACCTTGGAGAAGTAGTGGTCGTAGGTTATGGTGTCCAAAAGAAAGGCACCATTACTGGTGCGGTAGGTGAAGTAGATTCAAAAGACTTGATCAAAACACCTTCTGTCACTACTTCCGAAGCCCTTGTGGGGAAGATCCAAGGAGTGACAGCAAGGCAGACTGATGCAAGGCCAGGATCTAGTGCATCCATTCAAATCCGAAATATGGGGACTCCATTATATGTGATCGATGGAATCCCTTCTGATGCAGCGCAATTTAACAATCTAGGCCAAAATGACATCGAAAGCATCTCTGTACTGAAAGATGCTTCTGCGGCGATCTACGGTATGCGTGCAGCCAATGGTGTGGTATTGGTGACGACCAAAAAAGGTAAAGCCAACCAACCTGCAGAGATCAGCCTAAGTGGCTATTATGGTCTGCAGAACTTTACCCGCTACCCTGAGCCAGCCAATGCATACCAATACTTACGCGCCAACGCGGAGTCCAATGTCAATGCAGGAAGAGCACCGGGAATATCCCCTGATGAACTGTCCAAATGGCAACAAGGTACGGAAAAGGGCTATGTCAGCACGGACTATTATGATTTTGTGATCAAACCAAATGTGCCGCAATATTCCCTAAACGGGAGTGCTGTGGGCGGTTCTGAGAATACGAAATACTATATCTCATTGGGACATTTGAAGCAAGATGCTACGATCGAGGATTATCTGTTCGAAAGAACCAACTTCCAGTCAAACATTGATGTGACATTGGCCGATGGTTTTAAAGTAGGGATGCAGCTCAGTGGCCGTATCGAGAATAGAGAACAGGTAGGTGTACCAGGCTTGGATGATTACTTTAACCCTTTCCTGAGTATTTTTACCATGTGGCCTACAGAGCGCCCGTATGCCAATGATAATCCAAACTATGTCAATGGCGAGGTGCACAACATCAACGTAAATCCTGCTACCTATACCAAGGACATCACAGGTTATGTAAATGAAGTACAACGAGCGATTAAGGGCAATTTCTTTGCACAGTATGACTTTGATTTTGGCCTGTCCATGAAAGGTACTTACTCGTACAATTATACCAATCTGGACTTTGATGGTTTTGAGTACACGTATGATGGTTACGGTTATGATGAAGCGACGGATACGTACTTTACCAATGACAATATGGGTAACCAAAACCCTTGGAGAGAACGAAGGAAAAGAAACACTGTAGACCGTGTAGGCCAATTTCAGGTCAATTACGCCAAGAATTTTGGCGCCCATAACTTGTCTGCAATCCTAGGTTATGAGCGATGGGACCAACAGTCCCATTATATGATCGTGCACACCGTGCCACCTAATAATTACATTCCATTGATGTCCTTTGCCGATCAGGATGTGCTGATCGATGAGATTTATCAGGAAGCCAGAGACGGTTATTTGGGTAAAATCAACTATGACTACAAGGAAAAATACCTAGTAGAGTTTATTGCCCGGTACGATGGATCGTTCCTTTTTCCTAAAGAAGACCGCTACGGTTTTTTTCCTGGGGTTTCGGCAGGTTGGAAAATCACCGATGAACCGTTTATGGACAATGTCAAAGGCAATGTGCTTTCGGACATGAAAATCCGCGCCTCTTGGGGGCAGACCGGAAATGACCGATGGATCGGCAGCGATGAATTTATCGTAGCGCCATTTAGCTATTATGCTGGATACGATTTTATCCCAAGTGCTGGTGGAAGTGCCGTTTTGGACGGCGGCTTTGTGCCAGGTGTGGATCCGCGAGGACTGCCGGTGACCAATCTGTCTTGGGTGACCAATACGAATGTAGATATCGGTATCGATACGTACCTTTTCAATAGCAAGTTATTCTTGCAGGCCGATGTGTTTCAACGAAAGAGAACAGGGATTCCGGCCAGTCGATATGATGTGCTATTGCCAGTAGAGGTAGGATATACCCTCCCGGTCGAAAACCTAGAGTCCGATGTACACCGCGGCGTAGAAGGAATGGTGACGTATACCGGAAGGACTGGTGAAGTGGACTTCTCCCTAAGTGCCAATGCGACCATATCACGTTTGAAAACACTGGAAAGGTATAAGCCTCGTTTCGGTAATTCTTGGAACCAATACCGTGATATGGATGATGGCAGATGGAACAATATCAACTGGGGCTATAATGTTGTCGGAAGATTTGAAAGTGAAGAGCAAATCGAAAACTATCCAGTGGATATCGATGGAAATGGCAATAGAAATGTCCTTCCTGGAGATTTTATCTATGAAGATGTCAATGGGGATGGCTTGATCAACAACCTCGATGAACGTCCTATCGGATATGCAGAAGGAGCCAATCCCTATGTGAGTTTTGGCCTGAACGGATCGGCCAGCTATAAAGGCTTCGAGCTATACTTTAGCTTTGCTGGGGCTTCTATGCAGACCTTTACCAGAAACTGGGAGCTGAGATACCCCTTTCAGAACAATGGTAACTCGCCCGATTTTATGTTTGAGGACAGGTGGCACCGTGAAGACCTCTTCAATGCTGACAGCGAGTGGGTACCGGGCACTTACCCGGCCATCAGAAGAGCAGGGGCTGACCACCTTTACAGACACAGTAATTTCTGGCTGACCAACGTTCGTTACCTGAGACTGAGAAACCTAGAGCTAGGTTACCGCGTGCCAAAAGCCTTCTTGGAGAAATACGGCATCGGATCACTGAGGGTGTATGCCAATGGTACCAACTTGGTTTCCTTTGACAATGTCAAGAGCTTTGGTATCGATCCGGAAATTGGCTCTGCCAATGGGCTGGTTTATCCGCAGCAACGACTGTTTAATTTTGGATTTAACCTAACCTTCTAA
- a CDS encoding M1 family metallopeptidase, translated as MKYTLEKLSILFLCLFMVQVTVAQQVEENNQSEFGDFIYRKGNMYRSASGKPGPMYWQNRADYNIDVTLDDEAHTITGSVTIHYTNNSPEALDFVWLYLEQNRFTEDSRGTLTTPIQGNRYNGDVDGGYQLSNVSAKVGKRGDASNKYLVDDTRMQVFLDEPIPAKGGEATISMDFSYKIPEKGMDRMGRLDVEEGTIYALAQWYPRTSVFDDVKGWNTEPYLGAGEFYLEYGDFEYSVTAPSDHIVVGSGELLNPGDVMSSTMQDRMEKAMESDSTVYILTPDEVADPATRKKQDGTLTWKFKIQNSRDIAFASSQAFIWDAAKIDLPSGKTILAQSVYPKESDGQEAWSRSTEYSKASIEHYSEKWYEFPYPTATNVAADIGGMEYPGLNFCGYESKGESLWGVTDHEFGHNWFPMIVGSNERLYPWMDEGFNTFINHYSTLEFNNGEYPADLDHTRKYVSWFNRETREGIDTYPDVVNTSNLGMTAYMKPGMGLIMLREYILGHERFDNAFKSYIETWAFKHPQPTDFFNHIENVAGENLNWFWQNWFYGTENIDLSLDGVYPYGGNYVLALSNRGGVPMPVLVEVTFEDGSSERFKLPVEIWQRGDQWNHLYKTDKEVKSIVIDPDKVLPDVNIGNDKWPSAIYEEE; from the coding sequence ATGAAATATACTTTAGAGAAACTCTCAATCTTGTTTTTATGCTTGTTTATGGTGCAGGTTACGGTGGCACAGCAGGTGGAAGAGAACAACCAAAGTGAATTTGGCGATTTTATTTACCGTAAAGGAAACATGTACAGATCGGCTTCAGGAAAGCCTGGGCCGATGTATTGGCAAAACCGTGCCGATTACAATATCGATGTGACCTTGGACGATGAGGCACATACCATCACTGGAAGTGTGACCATTCATTACACCAACAACAGTCCGGAAGCATTGGATTTTGTATGGCTTTATCTGGAGCAGAACAGGTTTACCGAAGACTCTCGGGGTACCTTGACCACACCGATCCAAGGTAACCGCTACAATGGCGATGTGGACGGCGGATACCAGTTGTCCAATGTTTCTGCTAAAGTGGGCAAGAGAGGTGATGCTTCTAACAAATACTTGGTGGACGATACCAGAATGCAAGTGTTTTTGGACGAGCCGATTCCTGCAAAGGGCGGTGAAGCGACCATTTCGATGGACTTTTCCTACAAAATCCCTGAAAAGGGCATGGACAGAATGGGACGTCTTGACGTAGAAGAAGGTACGATCTATGCCCTCGCACAGTGGTATCCTCGTACGTCAGTTTTTGACGATGTCAAAGGCTGGAACACGGAGCCTTATTTGGGCGCAGGTGAGTTTTATCTGGAATATGGTGATTTTGAATATTCTGTAACGGCACCTTCAGATCATATTGTCGTTGGTTCTGGGGAACTATTGAATCCGGGTGATGTGATGTCCAGTACCATGCAAGATCGGATGGAAAAGGCCATGGAAAGCGACAGCACCGTGTATATTCTTACGCCGGATGAAGTGGCTGACCCTGCTACAAGGAAAAAGCAGGACGGCACGTTGACCTGGAAATTTAAGATCCAAAATTCCAGGGACATTGCTTTTGCTTCCTCCCAAGCATTTATTTGGGATGCAGCCAAAATAGACCTGCCTAGCGGCAAAACGATCTTGGCACAATCTGTATATCCCAAGGAAAGTGATGGACAGGAAGCTTGGTCACGATCTACGGAATACAGCAAGGCGTCGATAGAGCACTATTCAGAGAAATGGTACGAATTTCCTTATCCTACCGCTACCAACGTGGCCGCTGATATTGGAGGAATGGAATATCCTGGCCTTAACTTCTGTGGATATGAAAGCAAAGGCGAGTCGCTTTGGGGCGTGACCGATCACGAATTTGGCCATAACTGGTTCCCGATGATCGTAGGAAGTAACGAGCGGCTTTATCCTTGGATGGATGAAGGGTTTAATACGTTTATCAACCATTATAGTACACTGGAGTTCAATAATGGTGAGTATCCAGCTGATCTGGACCATACCAGAAAGTACGTTTCTTGGTTCAATAGAGAAACCCGCGAAGGAATCGACACCTATCCAGATGTGGTCAATACCAGTAACTTGGGAATGACTGCTTACATGAAGCCGGGAATGGGCTTGATCATGTTGAGGGAGTATATTCTTGGACACGAGCGGTTTGACAATGCCTTCAAGTCTTATATCGAAACTTGGGCATTTAAGCATCCTCAGCCTACAGATTTCTTTAACCACATAGAGAATGTGGCGGGTGAGAACTTGAATTGGTTCTGGCAGAACTGGTTCTACGGTACCGAAAACATTGACCTGTCCCTAGATGGGGTTTATCCTTATGGTGGCAATTATGTGTTGGCACTGTCCAACAGGGGCGGCGTGCCGATGCCGGTATTGGTAGAGGTTACTTTTGAAGATGGCTCTTCTGAGAGATTTAAGCTGCCAGTGGAAATCTGGCAGAGAGGAGATCAGTGGAACCATCTTTACAAGACCGATAAGGAAGTGAAAAGCATCGTGATCGATCCTGACAAAGTGTTGCCTGATGTGAATATCGGTAATGACAAATGGCCTTCTGCTATCTATGAAGAGGAATGA
- a CDS encoding TetR/AcrR family transcriptional regulator, which yields MARKIPHGEFRNKERTKLKLIQAVGEIIRTQGYTKLGVNRIADTAGVSKKLIYRYFGNADKLIETYIRGEDYWMAFYDSLRQLADHKDDDYGKKTIEMTLKNLYEHMSNSQEAQKIILWEISEKSQLMFEICNDREKLGATILAKMDPLFDKTDIDIRGILALILGGIYYIVLHSNSTGGSFCEIENENRKNRISRSIETILEWAYNEAEKQAK from the coding sequence ATGGCTCGAAAAATCCCGCATGGAGAATTTCGTAACAAGGAACGTACGAAGCTAAAACTCATCCAAGCAGTAGGAGAAATCATCCGCACCCAAGGTTATACCAAACTTGGAGTCAACCGAATTGCAGATACCGCTGGGGTGAGCAAAAAATTGATTTATCGATATTTTGGAAATGCAGACAAACTGATCGAAACCTACATTAGAGGCGAAGACTACTGGATGGCCTTCTATGATTCCTTGAGACAATTGGCAGACCACAAAGACGATGATTATGGAAAAAAAACGATAGAAATGACACTTAAAAATCTCTACGAGCACATGTCCAACTCACAGGAAGCTCAAAAAATTATTCTATGGGAGATCAGCGAAAAAAGCCAACTGATGTTTGAAATCTGTAATGATCGTGAAAAGCTTGGTGCTACAATATTGGCTAAAATGGATCCTCTTTTTGATAAAACGGATATCGATATCAGGGGAATCCTAGCATTAATACTCGGAGGGATATACTACATTGTCCTCCATTCAAACAGCACAGGAGGAAGCTTTTGTGAAATCGAAAACGAAAACAGGAAAAATCGAATCTCCCGAAGTATAGAGACCATCCTAGAGTGGGCCTATAATGAAGCGGAGAAACAAGCCAAATAG
- the amaB gene encoding L-piperidine-6-carboxylate dehydrogenase yields the protein MTDTFDTKTLLQDLGLNEVNKGTWTGVEYIDIKGEWLSSHSPVDGKEIGKIQMTTRESYEKVLEQAEKAFKVWRNVPAPQRGEVVRQIGVELRNKKDLLGKIVSYEMGKSYQEGLGEVQEMIDICDFAVGLSRQLYGLTMHSERPGHRMYEQWHPLGVVGVISAFNFPVAVWSWNTMIAWVCGDVCVWKPSEKTPLTSLACQVLASEVFKQNGFPEGVSSLLTGGATVGAFLTQDPRVALISATGSTDMGKAVGETVGGRLGKVLLELGGNNAIIITENADLDIAIRGALFGAVGTAGQRCTSTRRLIIQESVFDEVKERLVSAYGKLTIGNPLDENNHIGPLIDEQAVQNYLTAIERVKAEGGSELVAGGLLEGEDYSSRCYVKPSVFEAENHFQIVQKETFGPILYLIKYQEFEEAIAMQNNVPQGLSSAIMTTNMREAERYLSSEGSDCGISNVNIGTSGAEIGGAFGGEKETGGGRESGSDAWKAYMRRQTNTINYTTELPLAQGIKFDI from the coding sequence ATGACTGACACATTCGATACTAAAACCCTTCTTCAAGACCTTGGGCTCAATGAAGTAAACAAGGGGACTTGGACAGGAGTAGAGTATATAGACATCAAAGGAGAATGGCTGAGCAGCCACTCTCCTGTGGATGGGAAAGAGATAGGCAAGATCCAGATGACTACACGTGAGTCTTATGAAAAAGTCTTGGAGCAAGCTGAAAAAGCATTTAAAGTTTGGCGAAATGTACCAGCACCGCAGCGTGGTGAAGTGGTCCGCCAAATTGGAGTGGAACTTCGCAACAAAAAGGACTTGTTAGGCAAAATAGTGTCCTACGAAATGGGCAAATCCTACCAAGAGGGACTCGGGGAGGTGCAGGAAATGATTGATATCTGTGATTTTGCAGTAGGCCTTTCCCGTCAACTGTATGGGCTAACGATGCACTCTGAGCGACCAGGCCACAGAATGTATGAGCAGTGGCATCCGTTGGGAGTCGTGGGGGTGATTTCGGCGTTTAATTTTCCTGTGGCTGTTTGGTCTTGGAATACGATGATCGCATGGGTATGTGGTGATGTGTGTGTGTGGAAGCCTTCCGAAAAGACCCCGTTGACTTCGTTGGCCTGCCAGGTGTTGGCGTCGGAGGTTTTTAAGCAAAACGGCTTTCCTGAAGGTGTTTCTTCCCTGCTCACTGGAGGTGCTACAGTAGGTGCATTTCTTACCCAAGATCCACGGGTAGCACTTATCTCAGCCACGGGATCTACCGATATGGGCAAGGCAGTCGGCGAGACCGTTGGGGGTAGATTAGGTAAGGTGCTCTTGGAGCTTGGTGGTAATAATGCCATTATCATTACCGAAAATGCTGATCTGGATATAGCGATCCGAGGGGCACTCTTTGGTGCAGTGGGGACAGCTGGGCAGCGATGTACGAGCACTAGGAGGTTGATTATTCAAGAATCAGTTTTTGATGAGGTAAAGGAAAGACTTGTCTCGGCATACGGCAAGCTAACCATAGGGAATCCACTTGATGAGAACAATCATATAGGTCCGCTGATTGATGAGCAAGCAGTACAAAACTACCTTACGGCGATTGAAAGGGTAAAAGCAGAAGGTGGAAGCGAATTGGTAGCCGGGGGGCTTTTAGAAGGAGAGGATTATTCATCTAGGTGTTATGTGAAGCCAAGTGTCTTTGAAGCAGAAAATCATTTTCAAATTGTCCAAAAAGAGACATTTGGTCCCATCTTATACCTTATTAAGTACCAGGAATTTGAGGAGGCCATTGCTATGCAAAACAACGTCCCCCAAGGCCTTTCTTCTGCAATCATGACCACTAATATGCGTGAGGCGGAGCGTTATCTTTCCAGTGAAGGATCGGACTGTGGCATCTCCAATGTCAATATTGGAACTTCAGGAGCAGAAATTGGCGGGGCTTTTGGAGGAGAAAAGGAAACAGGAGGAGGCCGAGAATCAGGTTCGGATGCTTGGAAAGCTTATATGAGGCGACAGACGAATACGATTAACTATACCACTGAGCTTCCCTTGGCCCAAGGAATAAAATTTGATATTTGA
- a CDS encoding HipA family kinase, giving the protein MKTPNELRTVNVMRYILPLREGGSLPALAEADDGFNYVLKFRGAGQREKALIAELLGGEIARVLGFKVPELVFAELDEAFGRSEGDEEIQDLLKGSKGLNLALHFLSHAINFDPLATEVDPLLASKIVWLDMLITNVDRTFRNTNMLMWNKELWLIDHGAAFLFHHSWNNWERNAQGTFPIIQNHVLLPKASMLDEANEILKPLLSPENIKNIVSLIPKSWLLAGGESDDADELAGVYDNFLNLRHAHADQLTKEAKDARTTVI; this is encoded by the coding sequence ATGAAAACACCAAACGAACTCCGCACAGTAAATGTAATGAGGTACATTTTGCCCCTTAGGGAAGGTGGCTCATTACCGGCCCTTGCCGAAGCCGATGATGGGTTTAATTATGTGCTGAAATTTAGAGGAGCTGGCCAGCGGGAAAAAGCCCTCATTGCTGAACTTCTAGGCGGAGAGATCGCCAGGGTTTTAGGCTTCAAAGTACCAGAACTGGTGTTTGCCGAACTCGATGAGGCATTTGGCCGATCGGAAGGAGATGAAGAAATCCAAGATCTGCTCAAAGGAAGCAAAGGCCTGAATTTGGCCTTGCACTTCTTATCCCACGCGATCAACTTTGACCCATTGGCCACGGAAGTAGATCCCCTTTTGGCTTCAAAAATCGTCTGGCTGGACATGCTGATCACCAATGTAGACAGGACCTTTCGCAACACCAATATGCTGATGTGGAACAAAGAGCTGTGGCTGATCGACCACGGGGCTGCCTTCCTCTTCCATCACAGCTGGAACAACTGGGAACGAAATGCCCAAGGGACCTTCCCTATTATCCAAAACCATGTCCTCCTGCCCAAAGCCAGTATGCTGGACGAAGCCAATGAAATATTAAAGCCGCTATTGAGCCCTGAAAACATCAAAAACATCGTCTCTCTTATTCCAAAATCATGGCTGCTCGCAGGAGGAGAAAGTGACGACGCCGATGAACTGGCGGGAGTTTATGACAACTTCCTGAACTTAAGGCATGCTCACGCAGATCAACTCACAAAAGAAGCGAAAGATGCAAGGACAACTGTTATATGA
- a CDS encoding DUF3037 domain-containing protein — translation MQGQLLYDYAIIRVVPRVEREEFINVGVIICGTKSGFLQVKLALNDTKLLMLDPEVDVSMIKENLASFEKICSGSQGPIGTMDKASRFRWLTAVRSSIIQTSRPHSGFSDNLDTTLLRLFNEYVL, via the coding sequence ATGCAAGGACAACTGTTATATGATTATGCCATCATCCGCGTCGTTCCCAGGGTAGAACGGGAAGAGTTCATCAATGTAGGAGTAATCATCTGCGGAACCAAAAGTGGATTTCTCCAAGTCAAACTGGCCCTAAACGACACTAAACTGTTAATGCTGGACCCTGAGGTAGATGTATCCATGATCAAAGAAAATTTGGCTTCCTTTGAAAAAATCTGCAGTGGATCCCAAGGCCCAATTGGCACCATGGACAAGGCCTCCCGCTTCAGGTGGCTCACCGCTGTAAGAAGCTCGATTATCCAGACTTCCCGACCGCACAGCGGTTTTAGTGATAATTTGGACACCACTTTGCTTCGGCTATTTAATGAATATGTCCTGTGA